Proteins co-encoded in one Armatimonadota bacterium genomic window:
- a CDS encoding RNA polymerase sigma factor, with translation MPEETLRDSQAERRWLNALATGDPAALGNLYEMYGERIFRYTFRMLGNRTDAEDATAETFLRVLRRSAELRADGAFRTWLFRIARNLCIDKLRQHKLIELPTDAQDSGSEDRATLRITVQQALADLPTEYREPLMLCDLEDMPAREAAQVLAISVPALKSRLYRGRRALRDKLGGSMEKLK, from the coding sequence ATGCCTGAAGAAACGTTGCGAGATTCGCAAGCCGAACGGAGGTGGCTCAATGCACTGGCAACGGGCGATCCTGCCGCGCTTGGCAACCTGTACGAGATGTACGGGGAACGGATCTTCCGTTACACCTTCCGGATGCTCGGGAATCGCACGGACGCTGAAGACGCGACGGCTGAGACCTTCTTGAGGGTTCTCCGCCGGTCCGCCGAACTCCGAGCAGACGGCGCATTTCGCACGTGGCTCTTCCGGATTGCGCGGAATCTTTGCATCGACAAGCTGAGGCAGCACAAGCTGATCGAGCTGCCCACCGATGCGCAGGATTCCGGGTCGGAAGATAGGGCGACGCTGAGAATCACGGTTCAACAGGCGTTGGCGGACCTGCCAACCGAATACCGCGAGCCGTTGATGCTCTGCGATCTTGAAGACATGCCGGCGCGCGAAGCGGCCCAGGTTCTGGCCATCAGCGTGCCTGCCCTCAAATCGCGCCTCTACCGGGGGCGCAGGGCCCTCCGCGACAAGCTCGGGGGCTCGATGGAGAAATTGAAATGA
- the dnaN gene encoding DNA polymerase III subunit beta, with protein MPLKVDCPRKDLSDALNLASAASRPNTPQQILQNFKLEGGPEGIRVLACDGEMWIERDLACMVHEAGATCVQAKLFSDIVNNLPDGDVQMAVIDHSGMLVQHGASEYRVHTIDAEDFPEPPEFGGDGELTMKMGDFRGAIDSVIYACSADQHRQILTGVQISYDGTTLTLVATDTHRLAVRKLAQSGIGSDITVVVPERALKAIKSLPVADDANLTIRFGNGRVGVEAGGAKVVAQLLSGAYPNWERVVPNEHTRVWQVEADQLIDRVKRALIVARDAANRLKFKGEGDTVVISARSEERGDAKEELPMVGQNGDVEIAFNGKYVLEAIDPVLRLGGGVGAKIEMTESSRAALFRAADDDGYFCVIMPMALA; from the coding sequence ATGCCTTTGAAAGTCGATTGCCCTCGAAAAGACCTCTCAGACGCCCTGAACCTCGCCAGCGCGGCGTCTCGGCCGAACACGCCGCAACAGATACTCCAGAACTTCAAGCTTGAAGGAGGACCGGAAGGCATTCGCGTGCTTGCCTGCGACGGCGAAATGTGGATCGAGCGCGATCTTGCGTGCATGGTTCACGAAGCCGGGGCCACTTGTGTTCAAGCGAAGCTGTTTAGCGACATCGTCAACAACCTCCCTGATGGCGACGTTCAGATGGCTGTGATCGACCATTCTGGGATGCTCGTTCAGCACGGCGCTTCTGAGTACCGGGTCCACACGATCGACGCGGAGGACTTCCCAGAGCCGCCCGAATTTGGCGGAGATGGCGAGCTCACCATGAAGATGGGCGACTTCCGCGGCGCGATCGATTCAGTGATCTACGCCTGTTCGGCGGACCAGCACCGGCAGATTCTGACCGGTGTTCAGATCAGCTATGACGGCACCACGTTGACCCTGGTCGCCACCGACACGCATCGCTTGGCAGTGCGCAAGCTGGCTCAGTCGGGAATCGGATCCGACATCACGGTGGTTGTTCCTGAGCGCGCCCTGAAGGCCATCAAAAGCCTGCCGGTGGCGGACGACGCGAACCTGACGATCCGATTTGGCAACGGCAGGGTGGGCGTGGAGGCCGGTGGCGCCAAGGTTGTGGCTCAGCTTCTCAGCGGCGCGTATCCCAACTGGGAGCGGGTCGTGCCGAACGAGCATACGCGAGTCTGGCAAGTTGAGGCGGACCAGCTCATCGACCGAGTCAAGCGCGCGCTCATCGTGGCTCGCGACGCCGCCAACCGCCTTAAGTTCAAGGGCGAGGGCGACACCGTGGTGATCAGCGCGCGCAGCGAAGAGCGCGGAGACGCCAAGGAAGAGTTGCCGATGGTGGGCCAGAACGGTGACGTCGAGATCGCATTCAACGGCAAGTACGTGCTTGAGGCCATCGATCCGGTACTGCGGTTGGGCGGCGGAGTGGGCGCAAAGATAGAGATGACGGAGAGTTCGCGCGCCGCGCTCTTCCGAGCCGCGGACGACGATGGGTACTTCTGCGTGATCATGCCGATGGCGCTGGCGTAG